A stretch of Cytophagales bacterium DNA encodes these proteins:
- a CDS encoding periplasmic heavy metal sensor, producing MKKTFLILLIGVCTLGAIAQSDEGESRSGYEREHNRERSERQRNRDRGERTERQRNRARGERSGHLRERGIAMLNLTDAQKDQMKMMRIAHEKAIKSDQQTLKLKMVELSNLVANDDPSEQEVSKLTDEIGGLQTALLKAQIAHRIEVRTILDEEQKLKFDKMKLRRGPAGKRGM from the coding sequence ATGAAAAAGACATTTTTAATCTTATTGATTGGTGTATGTACACTTGGTGCCATTGCGCAATCTGACGAGGGCGAAAGCAGAAGTGGTTATGAGCGTGAGCACAACAGAGAAAGAAGTGAGCGTCAGCGCAATAGAGACCGGGGTGAAAGAACTGAGCGTCAGCGCAACAGAGCCCGAGGTGAACGAAGTGGTCATTTGCGTGAAAGAGGCATAGCCATGCTTAATCTTACTGATGCGCAGAAGGATCAGATGAAGATGATGCGCATTGCGCACGAAAAGGCGATCAAAAGTGACCAGCAGACGCTGAAGTTGAAGATGGTGGAGTTGAGTAATCTGGTAGCTAATGACGATCCCAGCGAGCAAGAGGTCAGCAAGTTGACGGATGAGATTGGAGGGTTGCAAACCGCCTTATTGAAAGCGCAAATTGCTCATCGCATTGAAGTACGGACCATTTTGGATGAAGAGCAGAAGTTGAAGTTTGACAAAATGAAATTAAGACGAGGGCCAGCAGGAAAAAGAGGTATGTAG
- a CDS encoding RNA polymerase sigma factor produces MAFAHATSIELPRVTETGPTHSIAPDFGALVDQYQGLVYNTCLGFLKNAEDAEDMAQEVFMEAFRSIDKFRGEANLKTWLYRIAVNKSLEAIRKNNRQKRKGDTMSISQEMEVGSERFYHPGVVLEQKERSAILFDAIEQLAEHQQAAFTLHKVDGLSYEEIAKVLDKSVASVESLLHRAKSNLKKILKAYYEASE; encoded by the coding sequence ATGGCCTTTGCGCATGCGACATCAATTGAATTGCCCCGGGTGACGGAGACAGGACCTACCCATAGCATCGCCCCTGACTTTGGTGCACTTGTAGATCAATATCAGGGATTGGTTTATAATACCTGTCTGGGATTCCTTAAAAATGCAGAAGATGCGGAGGATATGGCTCAGGAGGTATTTATGGAGGCATTTCGGTCGATTGATAAGTTCCGAGGGGAAGCAAATCTGAAAACATGGTTGTATCGGATTGCAGTCAATAAATCCCTGGAAGCCATTCGCAAAAACAATCGGCAAAAGCGGAAAGGAGATACCATGAGCATTTCGCAGGAAATGGAAGTGGGAAGTGAACGATTTTATCATCCGGGTGTTGTGCTGGAACAAAAGGAAAGAAGCGCCATTTTGTTTGATGCCATTGAGCAATTGGCCGAACACCAACAGGCAGCTTTTACTTTGCACAAAGTTGATGGCCTGAGTTATGAAGAAATCGCCAAAGTATTGGATAAAAGCGTGGCATCTGTGGAATCATTGCTGCACCGTGCCAAAAGTAATTTGAAGAAGATATTAAAAGCGTACTATGAAGCCTCTGAATGA
- a CDS encoding PadR family transcriptional regulator, producing the protein MKGTHLGEFEELVLLTVGILSDDAYGLGITDELEKQTGRNVTISAVHKSLVRLEEKGYLKSHMGGATESRGGRAKKLYVLTGSGQAALKHTKELRNNMWQQIPNVVWDKGTL; encoded by the coding sequence ATGAAAGGAACACATTTAGGCGAATTTGAAGAACTGGTCTTACTGACTGTAGGCATACTCTCCGATGATGCTTACGGACTGGGCATTACCGATGAATTGGAAAAACAGACTGGAAGGAACGTAACGATCAGCGCGGTACATAAGTCGCTGGTGCGATTGGAAGAGAAGGGATATTTGAAGTCTCACATGGGTGGCGCTACCGAATCCCGGGGCGGAAGAGCAAAGAAACTCTACGTGCTGACCGGGTCCGGACAGGCCGCACTGAAACACACCAAAGAACTTCGGAACAACATGTGGCAACAAATTCCCAATGTGGTGTGGGACAAGGGGACGCTATGA
- a CDS encoding sodium:solute symporter encodes MNYIDLFVLGGTLIFIVAYGVWKTRGQQSMDSYLRGDNTLKWGTIGLSVMATQASAITFISTPGQAYESGMGFVQNYFGLPIALLIVSFVFIPIYYKLNVITAYEYLESRFDAKTRALGAFLFLIQRGLAAGITIYAPAIILSSILDWNLNFTIIVTGILVVIYTVSGGTKAVSITQKQQMAVIMGGMFLAFFILINYISEYASFSEAFSIASVLNKTQAIDFDFSFEKRYTIWSGIAGGLFLSLSYFGTDQSQVQRYLGGKDARESKMGLMFNAIFKIPMQLFILFVGVMVYVFYIFYTPPVHFKEQSLEQVHATDKARQLELLETEYAVAMEERKVAAVEYIESGDPRKLQTLDKYSNKLRQDTKDLITSVDPEIATKDSDYVFLTFILNYLPHGIIGLLIAVILSAAMSSTSSEISALASTTAVDFYKRWFKKEGTDAHYLLASKGLMLLWGILAIVFALLAQSSENLIEAVNIVGSIFYGTILGIFLIAFFLKFLGGTATFYGTILAQGVVLACHFLAQSGIIQIGYLWYNAIGLGATILFAMIIQAILHKPSVKTDE; translated from the coding sequence ATGAATTATATCGATCTCTTCGTCCTTGGAGGTACGTTGATCTTTATTGTGGCCTATGGTGTTTGGAAAACCCGTGGGCAGCAAAGTATGGACAGCTACCTAAGAGGGGACAATACGTTGAAATGGGGTACCATCGGATTGTCTGTGATGGCAACTCAGGCCAGTGCCATTACCTTTATTTCCACACCGGGTCAGGCCTATGAAAGTGGGATGGGATTTGTACAGAACTACTTTGGACTGCCGATTGCCTTATTGATTGTATCGTTTGTATTCATCCCCATATATTATAAGCTCAATGTCATTACCGCTTACGAATACCTGGAAAGCCGATTCGATGCGAAAACCCGTGCCTTAGGGGCATTCTTGTTCCTGATCCAGCGAGGATTGGCGGCAGGTATTACGATTTATGCACCGGCGATCATTCTTTCTTCTATTCTGGATTGGAACCTGAATTTTACTATTATCGTGACTGGTATTCTAGTGGTCATTTATACAGTCTCGGGAGGTACTAAGGCGGTCAGTATTACGCAAAAACAACAAATGGCTGTGATCATGGGTGGGATGTTCCTGGCATTCTTTATCCTGATCAACTATATCTCGGAATACGCTTCATTCTCGGAGGCTTTTAGCATTGCCAGCGTCCTGAACAAAACGCAGGCCATTGATTTTGATTTCAGTTTTGAGAAACGATATACGATATGGTCCGGAATTGCCGGAGGTCTCTTTTTGTCCTTGTCTTATTTCGGGACAGACCAATCGCAGGTACAACGCTACTTAGGGGGCAAAGACGCCCGAGAAAGTAAAATGGGCTTGATGTTCAATGCGATCTTCAAGATCCCAATGCAGTTATTCATCTTGTTTGTGGGGGTGATGGTGTATGTCTTTTACATCTTTTACACACCACCTGTTCACTTCAAAGAGCAGTCATTGGAGCAAGTACACGCTACGGATAAAGCAAGGCAATTAGAGTTATTAGAAACTGAATATGCAGTGGCAATGGAGGAGCGCAAAGTTGCCGCAGTGGAATACATTGAATCAGGAGATCCACGTAAACTGCAGACCTTAGATAAATATTCTAATAAACTCCGTCAAGATACCAAGGATCTGATCACCAGTGTAGATCCTGAGATCGCCACCAAGGATTCGGATTATGTGTTTCTGACGTTTATCCTGAATTATTTACCACATGGGATCATTGGCCTATTGATTGCTGTGATCTTGTCAGCAGCCATGTCCAGTACTTCCTCGGAAATCAGTGCATTGGCTTCCACTACAGCAGTGGATTTTTATAAGCGATGGTTCAAGAAGGAAGGTACGGATGCACATTATCTTCTGGCCTCAAAAGGGCTGATGCTACTATGGGGTATCCTGGCCATTGTATTTGCACTTTTGGCGCAGAGTTCGGAAAACCTGATTGAGGCAGTCAATATCGTCGGTTCAATCTTTTATGGGACTATCCTGGGTATTTTTCTGATTGCTTTCTTCTTAAAATTCCTGGGAGGCACCGCTACTTTTTACGGGACCATTCTGGCACAGGGAGTAGTACTGGCTTGTCATTTCCTGGCACAATCGGGGATCATCCAGATTGGCTATTTGTGGTACAATGCCATAGGATTAGGGGCGACCATTCTATTTGCAATGATCATCCAGGCCATTCTGCATAAGCCTTCGGTAAAGACCGATGAATGA
- a CDS encoding sigma-70 family RNA polymerase sigma factor produces MNHKSLEQPFLDQIIKSQGIIHRICQMYASDTHERQDLFQEILIQLWKSYPSFQGRSKFSTWLYRVSLNVAIQNLRVYKRRPDRTGTLAQVPEFPEMPEEDQFEEKLQWFHQALEQLSPIDKAIVMLYLEEKDNEEIAAIVGISQNYVRVKMNRIKTKLSKISKTSYHGA; encoded by the coding sequence TTGAACCATAAATCACTGGAACAACCATTCCTGGACCAAATAATTAAGTCCCAAGGCATTATCCACCGCATCTGTCAGATGTATGCTTCTGACACCCATGAAAGGCAGGACCTGTTTCAGGAAATCCTGATCCAATTATGGAAATCCTACCCTTCCTTTCAGGGCAGGTCCAAATTCTCAACATGGTTATACAGGGTCAGCCTTAATGTGGCCATCCAAAACCTGCGGGTTTATAAACGTCGACCAGATCGTACCGGAACATTAGCCCAGGTCCCCGAATTTCCGGAAATGCCAGAGGAAGATCAGTTTGAAGAAAAACTGCAATGGTTTCATCAGGCTTTAGAACAACTAAGCCCCATCGACAAAGCCATCGTTATGTTATATCTGGAAGAGAAGGACAATGAAGAGATAGCGGCCATTGTGGGTATCAGTCAAAACTATGTGCGGGTAAAAATGAACCGGATCAAAACCAAACTCAGTAAAATATCCAAAACCAGTTATCATGGAGCTTGA
- a CDS encoding PIG-L family deacetylase, translated as MTIKKLQRLVLLLVLIATQQVQAQRPKTYHSGEVRQMLKKLNVLGTVLYVAAHPDDENTSMIAYFANEELYRTGYLAATRGDGGQNLIGSEIREGLGIIRTQELLAARRTDGGQQFFSRANDFGYSKNSNETLTIWEKEKVLSDFVRVFRKFRPDVIVTRFTPTRGGHGHHLTSAILAQEAFKLSGDAEAYPEHGLEPWQPSKIFWNTSFWFYRGQEFDTTEMVSVDVGKYNPNLGQSYTEISALSRSMHKSQGFGSTGRRGTSKDWLVQWEGEKSKEVFGGLDATWSRVVGAEEVAEYLQMAEDNYNPQDPSETLMALAKGKRALSRLPDQFWKEIKLKEIDQTIAAISGMYFEVVADDYAYVPGDSIQLRLEGISRIGSQFKLKEVRFSPWDKTQDFNSELKANRRFNHDLMMKIPDDMPLSQPYWLREASSLGMYTVNDVNKIGLPENPSAMNATFLVQLEDQFLEFNVPIVYKRNDPVDGETYRPIAITPPVMVNMESEVLVFGDNQSRPIAVTVTSGRVNTTGRLQLDLPKGWSSKPEFQDFDLSIKGEEQIFTFSITPPKKANVNFVSASATLSDDSKWNKGINVIAYDHIPTQTTFPESRVKLVKLDLEKAGDKLGYIAGAGDVVADNLRQIGYEVDDLVKEDITAENLRQYDAIILGVRAFNTVDWLSYKNTDLFKYVENGGTMLVQYNTNRRMVTQQVAPYDLTLSRDRVTVEEAEVRMLAPDHPVLNKPNKITSKDFDGWVQERGLYFPNEWSDEFTPILSSNDEGETPKDGGLLVAKYGKGHYVYSGYSWFRELPAGVSGAYRLFVNLISLGDDKPSN; from the coding sequence ATGACCATAAAAAAACTACAAAGATTGGTGCTACTTCTGGTGCTGATCGCTACCCAACAGGTTCAGGCTCAACGTCCTAAAACTTACCATTCCGGTGAGGTGAGACAAATGCTCAAAAAGCTCAACGTACTGGGGACAGTACTATATGTAGCGGCACATCCCGATGATGAGAACACGAGTATGATCGCCTATTTCGCGAATGAGGAACTTTATCGTACCGGTTATTTGGCTGCAACCCGCGGGGATGGCGGACAAAACCTGATTGGTTCCGAGATCAGAGAAGGGCTGGGAATTATCAGAACGCAGGAGCTACTGGCGGCCCGAAGAACCGATGGTGGGCAACAGTTCTTTTCCCGCGCCAATGATTTTGGTTATTCAAAGAACTCCAATGAAACCCTGACCATCTGGGAGAAAGAAAAAGTGCTTTCGGACTTTGTGCGGGTTTTCCGTAAGTTCAGACCTGATGTCATTGTCACAAGGTTTACTCCAACCCGGGGAGGGCATGGACACCACTTGACTTCTGCGATCCTGGCGCAAGAAGCATTCAAACTGTCTGGCGATGCCGAAGCGTATCCGGAGCATGGCCTGGAGCCCTGGCAACCTTCCAAGATCTTCTGGAACACCAGTTTTTGGTTTTATCGCGGACAAGAATTTGATACCACGGAAATGGTGTCCGTAGATGTAGGAAAGTACAATCCAAATCTGGGACAATCCTATACGGAAATCTCAGCCTTGAGTCGTAGTATGCACAAAAGCCAGGGTTTTGGTAGTACAGGAAGAAGAGGAACCAGCAAAGATTGGCTGGTGCAATGGGAAGGAGAAAAATCCAAAGAAGTTTTTGGGGGACTCGATGCGACCTGGTCACGTGTGGTTGGAGCCGAGGAGGTGGCAGAATACCTGCAAATGGCGGAAGATAATTATAACCCACAAGACCCTTCTGAGACCTTGATGGCTTTGGCCAAAGGAAAGCGGGCATTATCTCGATTGCCGGATCAATTCTGGAAGGAAATCAAATTGAAAGAGATCGATCAGACCATTGCGGCTATTTCAGGAATGTACTTTGAAGTAGTGGCTGATGATTACGCCTATGTACCCGGAGATTCCATTCAATTGCGACTGGAAGGTATTTCACGTATCGGCAGTCAGTTTAAGCTAAAGGAAGTACGGTTCTCACCCTGGGATAAAACACAAGATTTCAACTCAGAACTCAAAGCCAACCGGCGGTTCAATCATGATTTGATGATGAAAATTCCAGACGACATGCCACTTTCCCAACCCTACTGGTTGCGGGAAGCTTCGTCGCTAGGTATGTATACGGTCAATGATGTCAACAAGATCGGATTACCAGAAAATCCTTCGGCGATGAACGCAACTTTTCTGGTTCAATTGGAAGATCAATTCCTGGAATTCAACGTTCCGATCGTTTACAAGCGAAATGATCCGGTCGATGGAGAAACCTATCGTCCCATTGCGATCACGCCACCAGTCATGGTAAACATGGAAAGTGAAGTGCTGGTTTTTGGAGATAACCAAAGCCGACCGATTGCCGTGACAGTTACTTCGGGGAGAGTCAATACCACTGGAAGATTGCAGCTCGATTTACCCAAAGGATGGTCTTCTAAGCCGGAGTTTCAAGACTTTGATCTTTCTATAAAAGGCGAGGAACAGATATTTACCTTCAGTATTACCCCTCCGAAAAAAGCAAATGTCAATTTCGTTTCAGCTTCAGCAACGCTTTCAGATGATTCCAAATGGAACAAAGGCATCAATGTGATCGCCTATGATCACATCCCTACGCAAACCACGTTCCCTGAATCAAGGGTAAAATTGGTGAAGCTTGACCTGGAGAAAGCCGGAGATAAATTGGGATATATCGCCGGAGCAGGAGATGTGGTGGCGGATAACCTTCGTCAAATTGGATACGAAGTAGATGACCTGGTTAAGGAAGACATTACGGCCGAAAACCTGCGCCAATATGATGCAATCATCCTGGGCGTACGGGCGTTCAATACGGTGGATTGGCTGTCATATAAGAATACGGATCTTTTCAAGTACGTCGAAAATGGTGGTACCATGCTCGTGCAGTACAATACCAACCGCAGGATGGTTACTCAGCAAGTAGCCCCTTATGACCTGACGCTCAGCCGTGACCGGGTAACGGTAGAAGAGGCTGAAGTTCGCATGTTGGCACCTGATCATCCTGTTTTGAACAAGCCGAATAAGATTACATCGAAAGATTTTGACGGATGGGTACAGGAACGTGGACTGTATTTTCCAAATGAATGGTCGGATGAATTCACTCCTATCCTGAGTTCAAATGACGAGGGAGAGACCCCCAAAGATGGTGGTTTGCTGGTGGCTAAATACGGAAAAGGACATTATGTCTATTCCGGATATTCCTGGTTCAGAGAGCTGCCTGCAGGCGTGTCTGGCGCTTATCGCCTCTTTGTTAATTTAATTTCACTCGGAGACGATAAACCCTCCAACTAG
- a CDS encoding ABC transporter permease, whose amino-acid sequence MKQNQPPQWIIHFFTWICKEELLDAVLGDLLELYERRVKHVGQHRANWLFLWNVLCFLQPFAMKKLEGQTHLNNYGMFKNHIKTSFRSIRKNAWFSGINIVGLAISMSVGLLMIIFLSELYSFDQFHEHKDHLYRVTTKVEGSRGFKVGTSSYYIGQQLQEGVAGVEKVLVLRNDLTADLKIDEHAIAVKGYYATASFFEVFSFELLKGNPASALSNPGSIVLTQSTANKLFGEENPLGKTMTVEGNQDFQTGIITGVIADPPVNSHIDFDVLAAMKTVENSPVPRRRGFKNDPEDCWSSYVYLVLSERADFANIEAAMEGFMETFNARWDDTNFTHSLQPLSTFVTDPSYRNLPGPTFAQSKIYIMAGLTLVVLLSACFNYTNLSFARALRRFKEIGVRKVNGAGRFQIFSQFITEAVIMSLIALIIGFLLFILIKPRFLELGNPTTSSHPMFSLDITGPALLYFIAFALIIGVAAGLLPALLLSKLKANALFGEVSRVKVFTGMSLRKVLSVFQFTLAIGLIMFAVVVHKQYQYVMDYDLGFETENIIQMEVDEQYLDLLTNEFDKLPEVMETSRSSGLIGLTGRGGFAIALDRSDTITFMLNNIDGNYLPMHGLEIIAGSGFTTSLKEGQGLNYVVVDEQFLKALNLGSPEESIGRQVWHQRDEDVKMRIIGVVKDFVKVPLNQMNSEPMVFMQKARSKYYRSKKWFLNVKIQGVEVLATINKLADIYEKIDPLHPFQAKFYDDQLAQNYSQYRATYEITSFLALLAISISSFGLLGMAVFNTESRMKEISIRKVLGAGIGNLSTLLSKGFIGLMLFSGLVAIPLTYYLVITYVLNEFAYRTNIGPVEIMSGLIMVLLIGLLTIGWHIRLAIIQNPADILRKE is encoded by the coding sequence ATGAAACAAAATCAACCTCCGCAATGGATCATCCACTTCTTCACATGGATCTGCAAAGAAGAGCTATTAGACGCAGTACTCGGCGACCTATTAGAGTTGTATGAACGGCGGGTGAAACATGTTGGTCAACACAGGGCCAATTGGCTGTTTCTCTGGAATGTTCTTTGCTTCTTACAGCCTTTTGCCATGAAAAAGCTGGAAGGTCAGACACATCTTAACAACTATGGTATGTTCAAAAATCACATCAAGACTTCTTTCCGAAGCATCAGGAAAAATGCCTGGTTTTCGGGCATCAATATCGTTGGGCTCGCCATTAGCATGTCCGTCGGCTTATTGATGATCATATTTCTCTCAGAGCTCTATTCGTTTGATCAATTCCATGAACATAAAGACCATCTTTACCGGGTTACCACGAAAGTGGAAGGTAGCAGGGGTTTCAAAGTAGGTACTTCCTCCTATTACATTGGACAGCAACTGCAGGAAGGCGTGGCTGGTGTAGAAAAAGTACTCGTTTTACGAAACGACCTGACCGCAGACCTCAAAATAGATGAACATGCCATTGCCGTGAAAGGCTATTACGCGACAGCCTCTTTTTTTGAGGTTTTTTCATTCGAACTTCTAAAAGGGAATCCAGCTAGTGCACTCTCCAATCCGGGCAGTATAGTGCTCACTCAGTCGACAGCCAATAAACTTTTTGGAGAGGAAAACCCACTCGGAAAGACCATGACAGTTGAAGGAAATCAGGATTTTCAAACAGGGATCATTACTGGTGTCATAGCTGACCCACCCGTCAATTCACACATCGACTTTGATGTCCTGGCTGCGATGAAAACCGTGGAAAACAGCCCTGTCCCGCGTCGAAGAGGCTTTAAAAATGACCCGGAAGATTGCTGGTCGAGTTATGTCTACCTCGTGCTCAGCGAACGAGCAGACTTTGCAAACATCGAAGCAGCAATGGAAGGTTTCATGGAAACCTTCAACGCCAGATGGGACGATACTAATTTCACACACAGCCTACAGCCTCTGAGCACCTTTGTGACCGATCCGAGTTATCGCAATTTACCAGGCCCCACTTTTGCTCAAAGTAAGATTTACATCATGGCCGGGCTCACTTTGGTCGTGTTATTATCCGCATGCTTCAATTATACTAACCTGTCTTTTGCGAGAGCGCTGAGACGATTTAAGGAGATTGGTGTTCGTAAAGTCAATGGTGCAGGACGCTTTCAGATCTTCAGCCAATTCATTACAGAAGCGGTCATCATGTCCTTGATTGCGCTCATCATTGGTTTTTTACTTTTCATACTGATCAAACCGCGATTTCTGGAATTGGGCAATCCCACAACCAGTAGCCACCCCATGTTTTCGCTAGACATCACTGGCCCTGCACTCCTTTACTTCATCGCATTTGCCCTAATTATTGGAGTAGCCGCAGGATTATTGCCTGCCCTCCTCTTGTCAAAACTTAAAGCCAATGCTTTATTCGGTGAAGTGTCTCGCGTGAAGGTCTTTACCGGAATGAGTCTACGAAAAGTGCTGAGTGTTTTTCAATTCACATTGGCCATCGGCCTGATAATGTTTGCGGTGGTCGTTCACAAACAATATCAATATGTCATGGACTATGACCTTGGTTTTGAAACTGAAAACATCATTCAGATGGAGGTTGATGAACAGTACCTCGACCTGTTAACTAACGAGTTCGACAAACTTCCTGAGGTAATGGAAACTTCTCGTTCATCAGGTTTGATTGGGTTAACTGGTCGTGGGGGGTTTGCCATTGCATTAGATCGCAGCGATACGATCACTTTCATGCTCAATAACATCGATGGAAATTACCTTCCCATGCATGGCCTTGAAATCATTGCAGGATCGGGCTTTACCACTTCTCTAAAAGAAGGACAAGGTCTCAACTATGTGGTCGTCGATGAGCAATTTTTGAAAGCCCTCAATTTAGGATCCCCGGAAGAATCCATCGGCCGGCAAGTATGGCACCAGCGCGATGAAGATGTTAAAATGCGGATCATAGGCGTGGTGAAGGATTTTGTAAAAGTCCCACTCAATCAAATGAACAGCGAACCGATGGTATTTATGCAAAAAGCCAGAAGCAAGTATTACCGTAGCAAAAAGTGGTTTCTGAACGTGAAAATCCAGGGTGTGGAAGTATTGGCCACCATTAACAAGCTGGCGGACATTTATGAAAAGATCGACCCGCTGCATCCATTTCAAGCTAAGTTTTATGATGATCAGCTGGCTCAAAACTATTCACAATACCGCGCGACCTATGAAATCACATCCTTTCTGGCGCTACTGGCAATTTCCATTTCCTCGTTTGGGTTATTGGGAATGGCGGTATTCAACACCGAGAGCCGTATGAAAGAGATAAGTATTCGAAAGGTGCTGGGAGCAGGTATTGGCAACCTCTCTACCCTGTTATCTAAAGGATTCATAGGGCTTATGCTCTTTTCAGGTTTGGTTGCAATCCCACTTACCTACTACCTGGTCATTACTTATGTGCTGAATGAGTTTGCCTATCGTACCAATATTGGTCCGGTAGAAATCATGTCCGGTCTGATCATGGTCTTGCTCATTGGCCTGCTGACCATAGGTTGGCACATCCGGTTGGCAATCATTCAAAATCCGGCAGATATTTTGAGGAAAGAGTAG
- a CDS encoding periplasmic heavy metal sensor, which produces MSKQTKSLTILTIAMLVLNIVLLGVIFFDGDEHHHRRRAGDRREGDRREHFERRMSRHLGLDDAQKEAYEKLHNTHKKEFWQLSKAIFETKKRISESLAVDQETEARKLLMQLDSLHQVREQKYFDHTQAIFTLFTPEQRQKFLETLDKVGDEHRKKRRRRDD; this is translated from the coding sequence ATGAGTAAGCAAACAAAAAGCCTGACCATTCTTACGATTGCGATGCTAGTACTCAACATTGTATTACTAGGTGTCATTTTCTTTGATGGCGATGAGCATCATCACCGAAGAAGAGCCGGAGACCGACGTGAAGGCGACCGCAGAGAACATTTCGAACGTAGGATGTCAAGACATCTTGGCCTTGACGATGCTCAAAAGGAAGCTTACGAAAAGCTGCATAATACCCACAAGAAGGAATTTTGGCAGCTTAGCAAAGCCATATTCGAAACCAAAAAGAGGATCAGCGAATCACTTGCTGTAGATCAGGAAACTGAAGCCAGGAAACTACTCATGCAACTGGACAGTCTGCATCAAGTCAGGGAACAAAAGTACTTCGATCATACCCAGGCTATCTTCACCCTATTTACCCCTGAGCAACGACAGAAATTCCTCGAAACCCTCGACAAGGTCGGTGACGAGCACAGGAAGAAGCGCAGGAGAAGGGATGATTAA
- a CDS encoding DASS family sodium-coupled anion symporter has translation MADSRIFALSHYLKERWPLKKKLTFFLGSVLVAFAVSRMLIDPSMMPQQSNGLFILILASLLWITEAIPSFAVSFLVLGFSIYLLDDFNPTTINPEWKEYTAQWSSTVMWLFLGGFILAEGAHKTGFDRYFSRMVLSFFGTKPQWVLFGVMITTGVLSMFISNTATAVMMLSIVSPVVAKLQSKNPYRKGLLLGIAIAATVSGMGTIIGSAPNAIAVGNLAEQGITITFTEWMLVGVPISLLLLLLGWILLLKFYPSSEDHVEVRQEQPDTRSSTFRIVTITFFVTVLLWMSSGAHGIPVPVIAFIPIIVLTVTGILGAKDMRNVPWDTLILIVGGLILGDVIRKSALATLFIELFPQFDQPFLVLLLLGLATSGLSNLMSNTATAGIIIPLVSLMLPNHPIEASVIVGLSCSTALLLPISTPPNSVVYSSGVLSIKDFRLVGVIIGILGVVAISILTFVMH, from the coding sequence ATGGCTGATTCCAGGATATTTGCCTTAAGTCACTATTTGAAAGAAAGATGGCCATTGAAGAAAAAGCTGACTTTCTTCCTGGGTTCTGTATTGGTGGCATTCGCCGTTTCCCGAATGCTCATCGATCCGAGTATGATGCCTCAGCAATCCAACGGGCTTTTTATTCTGATTCTCGCTTCTCTGCTTTGGATCACTGAAGCCATCCCGTCTTTTGCAGTCAGTTTTCTGGTCCTGGGATTTTCCATTTACCTCCTCGACGACTTCAATCCCACAACCATCAATCCGGAATGGAAAGAATACACGGCACAATGGAGCAGCACTGTGATGTGGTTGTTTCTGGGTGGGTTCATTCTTGCTGAAGGGGCACACAAGACAGGGTTTGATCGATATTTTTCAAGGATGGTCCTTTCCTTCTTTGGAACTAAACCTCAATGGGTGCTATTCGGAGTAATGATCACTACGGGTGTATTGAGCATGTTCATCTCCAATACCGCTACAGCCGTGATGATGCTCTCTATTGTATCACCAGTAGTTGCTAAACTTCAATCAAAAAATCCGTATAGGAAGGGATTGCTGCTCGGCATTGCTATTGCTGCAACAGTATCCGGTATGGGTACCATCATTGGATCCGCACCTAATGCCATCGCAGTGGGTAACCTCGCCGAACAAGGTATCACGATCACATTCACCGAATGGATGCTAGTAGGCGTTCCCATAAGTCTACTGTTACTCCTTTTAGGCTGGATACTCTTATTGAAATTTTATCCTAGCTCAGAAGATCACGTAGAAGTCAGGCAAGAACAACCAGATACAAGAAGTTCTACATTCCGAATCGTGACCATCACTTTTTTCGTGACCGTATTACTTTGGATGAGTTCCGGAGCGCACGGCATTCCAGTTCCGGTAATCGCCTTTATCCCGATCATCGTCCTCACCGTCACCGGAATCCTTGGAGCTAAGGACATGCGCAATGTTCCCTGGGATACCTTGATTCTAATTGTTGGAGGCCTGATCCTCGGAGATGTGATACGAAAATCAGCATTGGCAACACTTTTTATCGAGCTATTCCCGCAATTTGATCAACCCTTTCTTGTGTTGTTATTGCTCGGGTTGGCCACCTCTGGTCTCTCCAATCTGATGAGTAATACCGCCACCGCCGGGATCATCATACCGCTGGTATCATTGATGTTGCCCAACCATCCGATAGAAGCAAGTGTCATTGTCGGTTTGTCTTGTAGTACAGCCCTGCTTCTCCCTATTTCCACACCACCTAATTCAGTGGTCTATTCTTCCGGTGTGCTATCGATTAAAGACTTTAGACTAGTCGGTGTAATCATCGGCATACTGGGAGTAGTTGCGATCTCGATATTGACGTTTGTGATGCATTAG